From Curtobacterium sp. SGAir0471, the proteins below share one genomic window:
- a CDS encoding Jag family protein produces the protein MTEQDTAPTVDAPVETDDARDEADIAADYIEELLDICDLDGDIEIEERAGRVYLSVSDEGGALRVLSKPETVSALQELTRIAVQAETGEFSRLILDIGGSRDARATELQRLVDTAVERIEAGSSSAALPPMSSYERKLVHDLVAEKGFHSESEGEGRDRHTVVTR, from the coding sequence GTGACCGAGCAGGACACCGCCCCCACCGTCGACGCTCCCGTCGAGACCGACGACGCCCGCGACGAAGCGGACATCGCTGCGGACTACATCGAGGAGCTCCTCGACATCTGCGACCTCGACGGTGACATCGAGATCGAGGAACGTGCCGGGCGGGTGTACCTGTCCGTGAGCGACGAGGGCGGTGCGCTGCGGGTGCTGTCGAAGCCGGAGACGGTGTCGGCCCTGCAGGAGCTCACCCGGATCGCCGTGCAGGCGGAGACCGGTGAGTTCAGCCGGCTCATCCTGGACATCGGCGGCTCGCGGGACGCCCGCGCCACCGAGCTCCAGCGACTGGTCGACACCGCGGTCGAACGCATCGAGGCGGGTTCGTCGTCCGCAGCACTGCCCCCGATGTCGTCGTACGAGCGCAAGCTCGTGCACGACCTGGTCGCGGAGAAGGGCTTCCACTCGGAGTCCGAGGGCGAGGGACGAGACCGCCACACGGTCGTCACCCGATGA
- the yidC gene encoding membrane protein insertase YidC yields MDFIGTILWPLKWVVSAILVAFHWIFESLGMDPSAGITWVLSIIFLTFVVRAALIPIFVRQIKSQRRMLEVAPQLKKIQDKYKGKKDQFSREAMSRETMALYKETGTNPLSSCLPLLIQMPIFFSLYSVLHEAQINKTGIGLLTNTLAQDFGNAALFGAPLHETFTNASGWEVRVIAGFMIVVMTASQFVTQLQLVAKNMSPETKASPMYRQQKMMLYILPLVFVISGLSFPLGVMFYWLASNIWTMAQQYFVIRSMPTPGSEAALAREARLAKKAQRRGTPVLAEAGAGSAAVEVEPVRVTTQRQQPVGKNRSKKNGKK; encoded by the coding sequence GACTTCATCGGAACGATCCTCTGGCCACTGAAGTGGGTGGTCTCGGCGATCCTCGTGGCCTTCCACTGGATCTTCGAGTCCCTCGGCATGGACCCGTCGGCCGGCATCACGTGGGTGCTGTCGATCATCTTCCTGACCTTCGTGGTCCGGGCCGCGCTGATCCCGATCTTCGTCCGGCAGATCAAGTCGCAGCGCCGGATGCTCGAGGTCGCGCCGCAGCTGAAGAAGATCCAGGACAAGTACAAGGGCAAGAAGGACCAGTTCTCGCGTGAGGCCATGAGCCGCGAGACCATGGCGCTCTACAAGGAGACCGGGACGAACCCGCTGAGCTCCTGCCTGCCGCTGCTCATCCAGATGCCGATCTTCTTCTCGCTGTACTCGGTGCTGCACGAGGCGCAGATCAACAAGACGGGCATCGGCCTGCTCACGAACACCCTGGCGCAGGACTTCGGCAACGCCGCCCTGTTCGGCGCTCCCCTGCACGAGACCTTCACGAACGCCTCCGGGTGGGAGGTCCGCGTCATCGCCGGCTTCATGATCGTCGTGATGACCGCGTCGCAGTTCGTCACCCAGCTGCAGCTCGTGGCCAAGAACATGTCGCCGGAGACCAAGGCGTCGCCGATGTACCGCCAGCAGAAGATGATGCTGTACATCCTCCCGCTCGTCTTCGTGATCTCGGGCCTCAGCTTCCCCCTCGGCGTCATGTTCTACTGGCTCGCGTCGAACATCTGGACGATGGCGCAGCAGTACTTCGTGATCCGCAGCATGCCGACCCCGGGTTCCGAGGCCGCGCTCGCCCGCGAGGCCCGCCTCGCCAAGAAGGCCCAGCGCCGCGGCACCCCGGTGCTCGCCGAGGCCGGCGCCGGCTCGGCAGCGGTCGAGGTCGAGCCCGTCCGCGTGACCACGCAGCGCCAGCAGCCCGTCGGCAAGAACCGCTCCAAGAAGAACGGGAAGAAGTAA